GGAGTCCTCCAGATGGGTGCAGCCGCGGGGGCACTGCTCGGCGAGCTCGTCGAGGTCCTTGAAGGCGTCCAGCAGCTCGTCGGGATCTACGTGGCCGAGGCCGAAGGAGCGCACGCCCGGGGTGTCGATGACCCAGCCGTCGTCGTCCGGGAGCTGCATCGCCAGCGCCGAGGAGGAGGTGTGGCGGCCGCGGCCGGTGACGTCGTTGACCACGCCGGTGGCGCGGTCGGTGCCGGGCACGAGCGCGTTCAGCAGCGTCGACTTGCCCACGCCGGAGTGGCCGATGAGCACGCTGACCCGCCCCGAGAGCCGCTCGCGCAGCTCCTCGAGGCCCACGATCGCGGGCGCGCCCGGATCCTCCGCCTCGTCCGGGGACTCGCGGCGGGTGACCACGTGCTCCAGCCCGAGCGGCGCATAGGTCGTGAGGAAGTCCTCGGGCTCGCGCAGGTCGGACTTGGTCAGCACCAGCAGCGCATCGATCCCGGCGACGTAGGCGGCGACCAGGCAGCGGTCGATCATGCCGCCGCGCGGCTCGGGATCGGCCAGGGCCGTCACCATGACCATGAGGTCGACGTTGGCGACCAGGGGGCGCTCGGTGGAGTCGTCATCGTCGGCCGAGCGGCGCAGGAAGGAGCTGCGCTCCTGGATCCGCACGATGCGGGCGAGGGTGCCGTCGCGTCCGGAGGTGTCGCCGACGAGCCCCACGAGGTCCCCGGGCACGATGGGGGAGCGGCCCAGCTCGCGGGCACGCATGGCGGTGACGGCGCGCTCCTCGTCGGTGCCCTCGCCGACCAGGGTGCGCCACCGCCCGCGGTCCACGGAGACCACGCGGGCGGTGATCGCGTCCTCGTGCTTGGGGCGGTCCTTCGTGCGGGGGCGGGAGCCGCGCCGGTTCGGGCGGACCCGGACGTCGGACTCGTCGTAGTCGCGGGCAGACCTGCTCACAGCACGTCCTCCCTCACCGCACGTCCTCCCTCACTGCGCTGCCCGCCTCACGGGTGCTCCCGCCTCACTCCTCGTCCTCCGCGGGCTCGGGGTGCAGCATCGACAGCCACATCCCCACGAAGTCCGGCAGGGTCTTCTGGGTGGTGCCGATGTCGACCACCTGCACACCCGGCACCTGCAGGCCGATGATCGCGCCGGCGGTGGCCATGCGGTGGTCCTCGTAGCTCTCGAAGACCGCGCCGTGCAGCTGCTCGGGGCGGATCTCGAGCCCGTCGGCCAGCTCCTCGGTCGGGGCGCCGATCTTCGTCAGCTCGGTCGCCAGCGCCTTCAGCCGGTCCGTCTCGTGGCCGCGCAGGTGCGCGACCCCGGTCAGGCGCGAGGGCGAGTCCGCGAGGGCGCACAGCGCCGCGATGGTGGGGACCAGCTCGCCGACCTCGGACATGTCCGCGTTGATCCCTCGGATCGTCCCGGTGCCGCGCACGCACACGGAGTCGTCCTCCCGCCACACCTCGGCACCCATCCGGGCGAGCAGGTCGCGGTAGGCGTCACCGGGCTGGGTGGTGGTCTCGGGCCAGTCGTCCACGGCGATGGTGCCGGAGG
This genomic interval from Brachybacterium aquaticum contains the following:
- the rsgA gene encoding ribosome small subunit-dependent GTPase A; the protein is MSRSARDYDESDVRVRPNRRGSRPRTKDRPKHEDAITARVVSVDRGRWRTLVGEGTDEERAVTAMRARELGRSPIVPGDLVGLVGDTSGRDGTLARIVRIQERSSFLRRSADDDDSTERPLVANVDLMVMVTALADPEPRGGMIDRCLVAAYVAGIDALLVLTKSDLREPEDFLTTYAPLGLEHVVTRRESPDEAEDPGAPAIVGLEELRERLSGRVSVLIGHSGVGKSTLLNALVPGTDRATGVVNDVTGRGRHTSSSALAMQLPDDDGWVIDTPGVRSFGLGHVDPDELLDAFKDLDELAEQCPRGCTHLEDSPDCALDAQVEEGLAGTAGPARLASYRRLATALRKNDPWDV